The Helianthus annuus cultivar XRQ/B chromosome 16, HanXRQr2.0-SUNRISE, whole genome shotgun sequence genome includes a window with the following:
- the LOC110917795 gene encoding uncharacterized protein LOC110917795 codes for MHMNRYQNGNASSSKSLKTSIISSLSSWSNLDHDLLLPILMKLGPVDFLAFSGVCKSWRSLAFANLNKFMGSRRPMSVSFSTSTNNECYLEDFEGRKFKTILPHSTGSTCVGLTCGYLIFFRSITCEFWLVNPLSKCELHFPNFPRSYKVDTNPSIFRGILVFSPSRSQWVLVISQKFTKTVLYSVSGKQATWRFLSLPFPILDIHSFNGKMYTISSSCHLYEVRLNAMPSLTLLGMKNFPERGLLRPEFVNSGKTLYVVSCIARDVYEAYEMDFEQMECMRIEKPTVENAFFVGDWKSSAAVNPDTWAKRQMRNERLGLKDSDQSKIKGRCLITNMWYFPHECFNANLLQ; via the coding sequence ATGCATATGAATAGATACCAGAATGGTAATGCATCTAGCAGCAAGAGTTTGAAGACTTCTATCATCAGTAGTCTGTCATCATGGTCAAATCTTGACCACGACCTGCTCTTACCAATTTTGATGAAACTTGGACCCGTAGATTTCTTGGCATTCAGCGGGGTTTGCAAATCTTGGAGGTCACTAGCATTTGCTAACCTAAACAAGTTTATGGGTTCTAGACGACCCATGTCAGTATCTTTCTCTACTAGCACTAATAATGAGTGCTATTTAGAGGACTTTGAGGGaagaaaattcaaaaccattcttCCCCATTCTACTGGCAGTACTTGTGTTGGTCTAACATGCGGTTACTTGATCTTCTTCCGGAGCATAACCTGTGAGTTCTGGCTTGTGAATCCCCTCAGCAAGTGTGAACTTCACTTCCCTAATTTTCCCAGATCCTATAAGGTAGATACAAATCCATCAATCTTCAGGGGTATCCTTGTCTTTTCACCCTCCAGATCCCAGTGGGTTCTTGTGATCTCACAAAAGTTCACCAAAACAGTATTATATTCTGTATCTGGTAAACAAGCCACCTGGCGTTTTCTTTCCTTACCTTTCCCCATCCTTGATATACATTCTTTCAATGGAAAGATGTATACAATTAGCAGCAGTTGTCATTTATATGAAGTGAGACTCAATGCAATGCCCAGTTTGACGCTACTTGGAATGAAGAATTTCCCAGAACGGGGACTCTTACGCCCGGAGTTTGTAAACTCGGGCAAAACTCTCTATGTGGTGAGTTGTATTGCACGAGATGTGTACGAGGCTTATGAAATGGATTTTGAACAAATGGAATGCATGCGGATAGAAAAGCCGACAGTGGAAAATGCATTCTTTGTGGGTGATTGGAAAAGTAGTGCTGCTGTTAATCCTGACACTTGGGCCAAACGTCAGATGCGAAATGAAAGGCTTGGTTTGAAGGATAGTGATCAAAGTAAAATTAAAGGCAGGTGTTTGATTACCAACATGTGGTACTTCCCACATGAATGCTTTAATGCTAATCTCCTACAGTAG